DNA from Actinomycetes bacterium:
GGCCACCCGGCCGGCGGCGACCGCGTCAGCGAGCTCCTCGACCCCGGTCACGCCCAGCCGCTCGTGGAGCAGACGCGCCTTGGCCGGGCCGAGCCCGGGCACCCGGACGAGCGCGCGCAGGCTGGACGGGACCTCGGCCCGGAGGCGCTCCAGCGCCTGGACGTGCCCGGTGCGGAGGTACTCGGCCACCTTGGCGGCGATCGCCTTGCCGACCCCGGGGATCGCCGCCAGCTCCCGCTCCGACAGGGTGGCCAGGTCGGCCTCGTGGCCGGAGAGGACGCGCGCGCCCCGCTCGTAGGCGCGGACCCGGAAGCCGGTCTCCCCTGACAGCTCCAGGAGCTCGGCCATCTCCGCGAACAGGCCGGCAAGCTCCTCGTTGGCGGTGGAGGGCATCAGCGCTCCCGGTCGGCGGTGGAGGGCATCAGCGGGGCGGCTCCGGCCCGGGCAGCTCGGGCCCGGGCAGCTCGGTGCGCTCGACCCATCTCGACGGCCGCATCCACCAGCCGGCGGCCAGGGCCGATCCGACCAGCCCCCAGACGACGAGCACGCCGAGGGTGAGCAGGGTCGTGCCCAGCCCGAACTCCACCACCCGGTCCAGGTGCAGCACCAGCACCGGCCCGAACGGCACCCCGAGCCCGATCCCGACCACGGCCAAGCGGTAGATGGCCTCCTGGCTCGGCCTCGGGATGACCACGGCGGCCACCATGGCGCCCACGCAGGGGGCTGCCAGGAGCAGGGCCACCCGCAGGGTCAGCTCGACCGGCTGCAGCGCGAGGTCGGACTGCCTGCCCGCGACCGCGGCGGCGACCGCGGTGGTGAGCGTGGAGCCCGCCGCCCCGGCCGGCACGGCCAGTGCGGGCCAGATCGCGGCACGGCCGCGCCTCACGGCCCACCCGCGCCGCGCGGGGGCCGGGGTGGCCACGCGCCGCTCACCGGAGGCGGCCACGAGCCGCTCACCCCGGGCGGCCACGAGCCGCTCACCGGGGATTGGGGGACCCGGTGAGCAGCCACGACAGCAGCGCCTTCTGGGTGTGCAGGCGGTTCTCGGCCTGGTCGAACACGGCCGAGTTGGGGCCGTCCATCACCTCGGCCGCGATCTCCTCCCCCCGGTGGGCCGGCAGGCAGTGGAGCACGACGACGTCGCTGGCGGCAGCGCCCAGCGTGTCGGTGGAGAGCTGGTAGGGCTTGAAGATGAGGGCGCGCTCGCCGTGCTCGAGCTCCTGGCCCATCGACGCCCACACGTCGGTGTAGAGGACGTCGGCGTCCTTGACCGCCACCGACGGGTCGTGGGTCAGCTCGACGCTGCCCCCGGTCCCAGCCGCGATCTCGGTGGCGCGCCTGACCACCTGCGGGATCGGCTCGTAGCCGGAGGGGGTGGCGACGGCCACGTGCATGCCCGTCTTGGCGCCGGCGAACAGCAGGCTGTGGGCGACGTTGTTGCCGTCGCCCAGGTAGGCCAGGCGCAGGCCGGCCAGCCGGTTCCTGCGCTCGCGGATAGTCTGCAGGTCGGCGAGGGCCTGGCAGGGGTGGGAGTAGTCCGACAGCGCGTTGACGACCGGCACGGTCCCGGCCTTGGCGAGCCGCTCGAGGTTCTCCTGGGCGAAGGTGCGCAGCACGATGGCGTGCACGTAGCGGGAGAGGACGGCGGCGGTGTCCTCCATGGTCTCGCCCCGGCCGAGCTGCAGGTCCGAGCCGGACAGCGGCAGCGGGTAGCCGCCCAGCTCGTGCACTGCCACCTCGAACGAGACCCGGGTGCGGGTGGACGGCTTCTCGAACACCAGCGCGACCGTCCGGCCGGCCAGGGTGGCGCGGGGCCGTCGCTCGGCCTTGTGCCGGTCGGCCCCGTCGAGCAGGGCGGTCAGCTCCTCCGGGGAGACGTCGTCAATGGAGAGGAAGTCGCGCTTGCCGCTCATGGGGTGCTCCTTTGCCCCGCCGCGCCGCGCTCGGCCAGCGACCTGACCCGGGCGGCGAGGGTGGTGATGTCGAAGGGCTTCTCGAGGACGGCGTCCGGGCCGAGCTCGCCGCGCAGCGAGGTGACGACCTCGGCCGCGCCGGTCACCACCAGGACGGCGAAGGGCAGCGAGCCGTCCTGGTCGCGCAGGCGCTCGATGACCTCGGGGCCGCCCAGGCCGGGCATCATGACGTCGACCAGGACGACCTGGGGGTCGATGGACCGGGCCAGCCGGAGCCCTTCCTCGCCGTCCCCGGCGACCACCACCTCGAGGGCCTCGTCCTCGAGGATCGTCTGGATGAGCCCGCGCACGCTCGGGTCGTCCTCGACCACGAGCACCCGGTTGGAAGCCATCAGCGCTGCCCTTTCTGGGTTGCGTCCTGACCGCCGCGGGGCACGGGTCTCGCGTCGCCTCGGACGGGCCGGCCACCGCGCCGGAGCGAACAAGTCTGCCATGCTGCCGTGACCTTGGGCCACAACCTCGGACCCGTCCGCCCTGTCCGGAAGGACCGATTAGCGCGCAGACCGGTCGGCCGACCAGGGCACAGGGCCCTTCGGGATCCGCCCTGCCATGGCACCGGCGCTCTTGGGAGGCCGTGGGGTGTGGCGGGATCCACCGGGCCATGGCACCGGCGCTCTTGGGGCCGTGGGAGCCCGGGGGATCCGCCTGACCATGGCACAGGCGCTCTTGGGGGGCCGTGGGGGGAGCGAGCGCCCCCCACATCGAACCAGGACGACGGTCAGGGCACGCCGCTGCGCGCAGACCAAGGGCGACAGTCGCCGCCAGAGCGAGCTCCCCCCACATCGAACCAGGACGACGGTCAGGGCACGCCGCTGCGCGCAGACCAAGGCCGGCGGTCGCCGCCATCGCCGGCAGAGCGAGCTCCCCCCACATCGACCGGGGACTTCAGCCAGGCCGGCGAAAGGTGAGCGCTTCGGGTGGGAGGTCCGTCGTGCTGACGGTGGCTGCGGCGGGGCCGACGCCGAGGTCCACGGCCAGGTCGACCTGAGCCTTGGCGGCAACCGCCGCGGCCGCCCGCTCGTCGTGGGGTGCGACCCGCCCACCGGCCACGACGGTGACCGGGCCGAAGCGCACGCCGACCTGGCTCGGGTCGAGCTCGACGCCGGCTGCGCCGAGCGCGTCGAGCACCGCCGGCCACACCGGGTGGCCGGCGGCGAGGCCCGCCCGGACCGCGATGGAGCCGGCCACGGCGCGGGCGGCGGCGAGTGCGTGGGCGTGCTCGGCGGCCCCGTGCACGGTGATGACGACCAGCTTCCGGGCGCCGGGCACGCGCATGGCCAGGCCCTCGGCGAGCAGCTCGCAGAGCTGGCCGAGGGCGGACTCGAACGCCAGGGCCCCCTCGGAGCCGGCCACGAGCAGCGGCGCGGCCGCGGTCGCGTTGGCCAGCAGCACCACCGCATCGGCCATGCCGGGACCCTGGTCGACCAGCACCCGCTCGAAGGAGCGGCCGACCGCCCGGGCCAGGACGGCGTCGAGCACGGGCCGCTCGACGGTCGCGTCGGTGGTGAGCACGGCCAAGGTGGTGGCGAAGGAGGGCGCGAACGGGGCCGATGCCTTGGCGACCGCGCCGATGCGGACCTCCCCCTCCGACCAGGCGACCGCCACCGCGTGCTGGCGCACGACCCCGCCGGAGGCGGCCAGCGCCTTGGCCACGTCGTCCGAGCCGCGCCGGCTGAGCACGGCCACCGCCTTCTCGGCGCCCTCGGCGGCGTGCTCGGCCGGGAGCCGCACGCCGATCTCGCCGGTGCCAAGGAGCAGCACCTCCTCGGCGCCGCAGCCGAGCGCGGTGGCGCACTGGCCCGCGAGCGCGGCCGCGTCGGCGTCGCCCTCCGGCCCGGTGACCGCGTTGGCCGCGCCGGCGTGGACGAGCACGGCGCGGGCCAGGCCGCTCTCCAGCCGGCGGCGCGACCAACGCACGGGCGCCGACGGGAAGCGGTTGGAGGTGAACCGGCCCGCCGCCACCGCGCTCTGCTGGCTGACCAGCAGGGCGAGGTCCGGGCCGCCGCCGGCCACCAGGCCGGCGTCCACGCCCGCAGCCCGGAACCCGCGCGGGGCGCAGACGCCGCCCTCGACGCCCGCGACCGTGTAGTCCACCACCTGGCTCCCTCCAGTCGCCTTGGGGGTCGAACATGAACAAGAGCCTACGGGTCCGGGGAGCCGAGCACACCCCTCGGGCGCGTCGCGCTCCCTTTGTTACTCGGCCGCCGGACGCGTCGCGCGCCTTGTACTCGGCCGCCGGACGCGTCGCGCCCCTTGTTACTCGGCCGCGCGCAGCACCGCCTGGAGACGCTCGCGGGCGAGCGCCTCCATCTGGTCCCTCACCGCCCGCGCCTCCGCGTCGGTCAGGGTGCGGTCGCGGGCCTGCAGCGCGACCCGGTAGGCGAGGTTGCGGTGGCCGGAGGGCAGCGGCGGGCCCTCGTACGCGTCGAACAGGGTCAGCCGGGTGAGCAGCTCGCCGCCGGCCTCGCGCAGGACTGCCTCGAGCGACCCCGCCGCCACGCCCGGCGGCACCAGGAAGGCCACGTCGAAGGAGAGCTCCGGGTAGGGCGACGGCGCCGGCGCCGGGCGCATGGCCGGCACCGCGGTGAGCAGCGGCTCGACCCACAGCTCGGCCGCGTGGGTGGCCGCGGGCAGCTCGAGCGCGGCGGTCACCCGGGGGTGGAGCTGCCCGAGGAGCCCGACCGGGGTGTCGCCGAGCAGCACCCCGGCGCAGTGGCCCGGGTGGAACGGCATGGGGTCCTCGGCCCGGTAGCTGACGCCCTCGATCCCCAGGGCGGCCACGAGTCCTTCCACGACCCCCTTCACGTCGGCCAGGTCGTAGTCGGCCCTGGGGTCGTCGAAGCGCCCGACAGGGCGCTGGCCGGCGAGCACCAGGCCGAGGACGAGCGGCTGGTCGGGCAGGCTCTCGTTCCCGCCCGGCCTGGGCTTCCCCGCCAGCTCGCCACCCGCCCCGGCGGGCAGGCCGGAGCCCCCGGGCGGCCCCGCGCCGGGGCCGGAGCCCCCAGGCGGCCCCGCGCCAGGGCCGGAGCCCCCGGGCCGCCCCGGGTCGGGCAGGAACACCAGGCCGAGCTCGAACAGGGCCGTCCCGGGGAGGCCGCGGTCGAGGTTGCGCCTGGCCACGTCGGCCAGCCCGGGCAGCAGGGTGGTGCGCAGCTCCGGCGCCTCCTCCGACACCGGGTTGGCCAGGCGCAGGGTTCGCCGCCGGGGGTCGTCGGCGGCCAGCCCGAGCTTGTCGAACGCGGCCTGGGCCAGGAACGGCCAGGTCTGGGCCTCGGTCACGCCCATGCCGGCGAGCACCTCGCGCAGGCTGCGGCGCAGGCGCTGGTCGGTGGCGAGCCGGCCGCCGGTGGCCTTGGGCAGGGTGACCGGCAGGTTGGCGTAGCCCCAGCAGCGCGCCACCTCCTCCTCCAGGTCGGCCCACCCCTCGATGTCGAAGCGCCAGCTCGGCGGGACCGCGAGCACGGTGCCCGGGTGCTGGACCTCGGTCCGGCAGCCGACGCCGCGCAGGAACCCGGCGGCGAACTCGGGGTTGGCCGGGGCGCCGAGCCGGGCCGCGGAGCGGGTCCAGTCGAGCCGCACGACCGGCCGTTCGGGCACGCCGGGGCCGGCCTCCAGCCGGCCGGCCGCCACCGTGCCTCCGGCCAGGCGGGCCATGAGCGCGGCGGCCTGGTCGGCGACGGGCCCGGCCCCGGCCGGGTCGACGCCCTTGACCCAGCGCTGGCCACCTTCGGTGTGCATGCCGAGACGGCGCATGGTGCGCAGCACGGTGGCCGGAGGGAAGTGGGCCGACTCGATCAGGACCCGCCGGGTGTCCTCGCGGACCTCCGACTCCTCGCCGCCCATGATCCCGGCCAGGGCGAGCGGCTGCTCGCCCGAGGTGATCAGCGTGTCGGCGGCGGTCAGGGTGCGCTCGCGGCCGTCCAGAGTGCGCAGCCGCTCGCCCTCCCGGGCCCGACGGACCAGGATGCGCTGCCCGGGGACCCGGTCCAGGTCGAAGGCGTGCAGCGGCTGGCCCTGGTCGATGAGCAGATAGTTGGTCACGTCGACGACCGCGCCGAGCGGCCGCTGCCCGTACAGCCACAGGCGGCGGACCATC
Protein-coding regions in this window:
- the pheT gene encoding phenylalanine--tRNA ligase subunit beta, producing the protein MRVPLSWLADHVEVGVSATTLADRLTAAGLEIEAVDRVGEDLAGVVTSRVLEVDRHPHADRLALVRIDVGGDERLVVCGAHNHAPGDVVAWAAPGAKLPGGVEIGRKQVRGVTSDGMLASARELGVLDDHAGILVLPPDTPVGADLVEAAGMRDTVLDLKTYPNRGDTLSIRGVAREAALVLGAELKPLDLSVPDTGSPASGLATVEVEDTEGCPLYVARVVEGLDAARPAPLWMVRRLWLYGQRPLGAVVDVTNYLLIDQGQPLHAFDLDRVPGQRILVRRAREGERLRTLDGRERTLTAADTLITSGEQPLALAGIMGGEESEVREDTRRVLIESAHFPPATVLRTMRRLGMHTEGGQRWVKGVDPAGAGPVADQAAALMARLAGGTVAAGRLEAGPGVPERPVVRLDWTRSAARLGAPANPEFAAGFLRGVGCRTEVQHPGTVLAVPPSWRFDIEGWADLEEEVARCWGYANLPVTLPKATGGRLATDQRLRRSLREVLAGMGVTEAQTWPFLAQAAFDKLGLAADDPRRRTLRLANPVSEEAPELRTTLLPGLADVARRNLDRGLPGTALFELGLVFLPDPGRPGGSGPGAGPPGGSGPGAGPPGGSGLPAGAGGELAGKPRPGGNESLPDQPLVLGLVLAGQRPVGRFDDPRADYDLADVKGVVEGLVAALGIEGVSYRAEDPMPFHPGHCAGVLLGDTPVGLLGQLHPRVTAALELPAATHAAELWVEPLLTAVPAMRPAPAPSPYPELSFDVAFLVPPGVAAGSLEAVLREAGGELLTRLTLFDAYEGPPLPSGHRNLAYRVALQARDRTLTDAEARAVRDQMEALARERLQAVLRAAE
- the argF gene encoding ornithine carbamoyltransferase; the encoded protein is MSGKRDFLSIDDVSPEELTALLDGADRHKAERRPRATLAGRTVALVFEKPSTRTRVSFEVAVHELGGYPLPLSGSDLQLGRGETMEDTAAVLSRYVHAIVLRTFAQENLERLAKAGTVPVVNALSDYSHPCQALADLQTIRERRNRLAGLRLAYLGDGNNVAHSLLFAGAKTGMHVAVATPSGYEPIPQVVRRATEIAAGTGGSVELTHDPSVAVKDADVLYTDVWASMGQELEHGERALIFKPYQLSTDTLGAAASDVVVLHCLPAHRGEEIAAEVMDGPNSAVFDQAENRLHTQKALLSWLLTGSPNPR
- a CDS encoding response regulator transcription factor, with product MASNRVLVVEDDPSVRGLIQTILEDEALEVVVAGDGEEGLRLARSIDPQVVLVDVMMPGLGGPEVIERLRDQDGSLPFAVLVVTGAAEVVTSLRGELGPDAVLEKPFDITTLAARVRSLAERGAAGQRSTP
- a CDS encoding bifunctional ornithine acetyltransferase/N-acetylglutamate synthase; protein product: MDYTVAGVEGGVCAPRGFRAAGVDAGLVAGGGPDLALLVSQQSAVAAGRFTSNRFPSAPVRWSRRRLESGLARAVLVHAGAANAVTGPEGDADAAALAGQCATALGCGAEEVLLLGTGEIGVRLPAEHAAEGAEKAVAVLSRRGSDDVAKALAASGGVVRQHAVAVAWSEGEVRIGAVAKASAPFAPSFATTLAVLTTDATVERPVLDAVLARAVGRSFERVLVDQGPGMADAVVLLANATAAAPLLVAGSEGALAFESALGQLCELLAEGLAMRVPGARKLVVITVHGAAEHAHALAAARAVAGSIAVRAGLAAGHPVWPAVLDALGAAGVELDPSQVGVRFGPVTVVAGGRVAPHDERAAAAVAAKAQVDLAVDLGVGPAAATVSTTDLPPEALTFRRPG